A window of Agrobacterium vitis genomic DNA:
ATTCGATCCTGGACACCATCCTGCCCTATGTCGCAACGCTTGCCAGTGCCTTCAGCGTCGCCTATTCGCTGCGGTTCATCCACACTGTGTTCTTTGGCCCGCCGCCTCAGGATCTCCCGGTTGCCCGTCCGCACGAACCACCGCGCTGGATGCGGTTTCCCGTGGAGTTTCTTGTGCTGGCCTGCCTGATCGTCGGCGTCATCCCGGCAATCTCGATCGGTCCCTTTCTTAACGTCGCCGTCGTCAGTGTTCTCAGGGCCGACACACCGGAATACAGTCTGGCAATCTGGCATGGCGTCAATCTGCCGTTGGTGATGAGCATGATCGCCCTTGTCGGCGGCGGACTGATCTATTTCCTGTTGAAAGACTATCTCGCCCGGTGCCACGATGGTCCGCCGTTTTTTCACAGGTTCAAAGGCCAGCGCATTTTCGAGCGTGTTATCGTTGAAGTGTCCTGGCACTGGGCGCGCATCGCCGAACGTCGCCTCGGCACCCGCAAGCTACAGCCACAACTTCGCTGGCTGGTGACAGTGGGTTTTGCGGCGGGAATGCTGCCTCTTTATATCAGAGGCTTCGAGGTTCGCCCGCTTGTCTATTCCGGCGCTGATCCGGTGTTTGCAGCCCTTTGGGCCATCGGCATCTGCCTTGCCCTCGGTACCGCCTATCTGGCGAAATACCACCGTCTCGCATCATTGGTGATGCTCGGTGGCGTCGGTCTTATCGTCTGCCTGACCTTCGTCTGGCTCTCGGCACCCGATCTGGCCATCACGCAATTGCTGGTCGAAATCGTCACCACAGTCCTCATCCTTCTCGGCCTGCGCTGGCTTCCCAAGCGATCCGAAGGACTTGGCGAAACAATGACCTTGAGCGCGCGCTTTCGCCGGTTTCGGGATTTCGCCCTTGCAGTTCTCTGCGGGGTCGCCATGTCGTTCACCGCCTATGCGGTGATGACCATGCCGGTTCCCGATGCCATCGCCAGCTATTTCCTGGAAAACGCCTATTCGCAGGGCGGTGGCCGCAATGTGGTCAATGTCATACTGGTGGATTTCCGTGGTTTCGATACGCTGGGCGAGATTGCCGTTCTCGGGGTTGTCGCACTGACAGTCTACGGGCTTTTGCGCCGCTTCCGCCCTGCCGAAGACAGCATGGGCATGCCGGAACAGCAGCAGGCGCAAAACCGCTTCGATGAGGAGCGGCCAGAGCGGTCAGCGGGCGATACGGTGCGCGATTATCTTCTGATCCCCTCGGTCATCATGCAATGGCTGTTTCCAGTTATCGTCACGTTGTCGGTTTACCTGTTCATGCGTGGACATGACCTGCCGGGCGGTGGTTTTTCTGCGGGGTTGACGCTGTCGATTGCGTTTCTGCTGCAATATCTGGCGGGCGGCACCCGCTGGGCGGAAGATCGTATCCGTATCCTGCCGCTGCGCTGGATGGGTGCAGGCCTGTTGACCGCCGTCGCCACCGGCATCGGCGCCTGGTTGCTGGGATATCCGTTCCTCACCTCGCATTCCCGCTATATCGATCTCCCGTTGATCGGCAAGATCCCGGCGGCAACGGCGCTGCTATTTGATCTCGGCGTGTTCGCCCTGGTGGTCGGCTCCACGGTTCTTATTCTCGTCGCTCTCGCGCATCAGTCCTTGCGCATCAATCGCCTGCGCATGATTGATGCCTCGAAATCGGAGGAAGGGTGATGGAGCTTGTTCTATCGATCGCCATCGGCGTTATGACCGGCTGCGGCGTCTGGCTCATCCTGCGGCCTCGCACCTATCAGGTAATCGTCGGGCTTTCGCTGCTGTCCTATGCCGTCAATTTGTTCATCTTCGGTGTCGGCGGCGTCAAGGCGAATGTGCCACCCATTCTTGGCGATGACGGCGCTGGCCATCTGGCGGACCCTGTGCCGCAAGCTCTCGTTCTCACAGCTATCGTCATCGGCTTTGCCACCACCGCCTTGTTTCTGGTGGTGCTGCTGGCCTCGCGCGGTCTGACGGGAAGCGACCATGTCGATGGGAGGAACGAACCAAAATGAATGGTTGGGCACACCATCTGATCATTGCGCCCGTGCTGGTGCCGTTGGTTGCCAGTGCCGTGCTTCTGCTTGTCGATGAGCGGCAGAGACTGACCAAGGCGATGATCAGCCTTGCATCCGCAGTCGCACTGGCAGCCATCGCCATCATTCTGTTTCGCATCGAGAGCGGGCCGAACAGTTTTGAGAATGTCTATCTGGTCGGCAACTGGGCGGCGCCGTTCGGCATCGTGCTGGTTCTGGATGGTCTATCGGCCTTGATGCTGCTGCTGACGGCCTTGCTCGCCATCCCGGCTCTGGTGTTTTCCTTTGCCCGCTGGCACGCAGTCGGCGCGCATTTTCACAGCATGTTCCAACTGCTGCTGATGGGCGTAAACGGCGCTTTTCTGACGGGTGACCTCTTCAATCTCTTCGTGTTTTTCGAGGTGATGCTGGCCGCGTCCTATGGTCTCCTGCTGCATGGGTCCGGCCCCCTTCGGGTCAAGGCGGGGCTGCATTACATTGCCGTCAACTTGGTCGCAGCACTACTGTTCCTGATCGGCGTCAGCTTGATTTACGGCACGGCTGGCACCCTCAACATGGCTGATCTTGCGGCCCGCATTCCCGAAATGGAGCCGGACCGTCGCATGTTGATGGAGGCAGGCGCTGGCATATTGGGTGTCGTCTTCCTCATCAAGGCGGGCATGTGGCCGCTCTGCTTCTGGCTGCCGACGGCCTATAGTGCAGCGTCGGCTCCCGTGGCCGGAATTTTCGCCATCATGAGCAAGCTCGGGATCTATGTCATCCTGCGGCTGACCATGCTGTTGTTCGCAGAAGGCCCGTCAGCTGGCTTTGGCGCGGGCGTGCTGCTCTATGGCGGCATGGCGACGCTTGTTTTCGGGACGATTGGTGTCCTCGCCTCACAGGCCCTTGGGCGGCTGGCGGGGTTTTCGGTTCTGGTGTCTTCGGGGACGCTTTTGATGGTGGTCGGCATCAATGACGGGGCTGTCTCCTCAGGAGCTCTGCTTTATCTTGTCAGTTCGACACTGACCATCAGCGCATTCTTCATGTTGATCGAGCTTGTCGAACGGGGGCAGGATGCCGGTGCCAATGTCCTTGCCGTGACAATGGATGCCTATGGCGATGCGGATGAGCAGGCGCCCTATGAGGAAGAAGGCGTCACGATGCCCGGCACCATGGCGATCCTTGGCATTTGTTTTGCTGCCTGCGGAATACTGCTCTCCGGCCTGCCGCCGCTGTCCGGCTTCATCGCCAAATTCGCGATGCTGTCGGCGATGATGGGCACCGGTGCCATCGGTTCGCCGCCAACCATGGCTATCTGGGCGCTGATCGTGCTGGTCATCCTGTCGGGCATCGCCGCGCTGATTTCCATGACGCGCGCTGGCATCCGCACGTTCTGGAGCTCGATCGAAGGCACTGTTCCGCGTGTCCTTGTTATCGAAATCGTTCCCGTGATGTTTCTGCTGGCGCTCACGCTCGCTCTCACTGTCCAGGCCGGGCCAGCGATGCACTATATGGACACGACGATCCGCGCATTGAGCAACCCGGCAAATTACATCAATGCGGTCCGCAATGCGACGCAAATTCCCGGCTTCAAAAACCTGTCCAGCACCGGAAAGGAGAGCGAGTAATGTTGCCCTATCCGGTTCTGACCCTGTCACTTGTTGTCATGTGGCTGCTGCTCAATGGTTTCACCCTTGGCCATTTGATCCTGGGCATATTCGTCGCTGTCTTCGCAGGCTGGGCCATGGCGTCGCTGCGTCCTGAAAAGCCGCACCTGAGAAAGTGGTATCTTCTCCCCAAGCTGTTTCTTGTCGTGCTTTATGACATTGCCAAGTCGAACATTGCCGTCGCCGCCATCATCATCAGAAGCGGGTCGCGGCAGCATGATCCGGGATTTGTCATTGTCCAACTGGATATCAAAAGCCAGTTCGCACTGGCTGTGCTGGCGGTCATCCTGACAAGCACCCCGGGTTCGGCCTGGCTTGAATATGATTCCAACGACAATTCCGTGCTTCTTCATGTGCTCGATATCAAAGACGAAACCATCTGGCGCGATATGATCAAGAACCGCTACGAAAAACTGCTATTGGAGATATTCGCATGAGCGCAATTATTCTCTTCAGCGCCGTCTCGCTCGCCCAATTGATGCTCGTGGCCTCCATGGCCATCGTGTCAGTGCGGATGTTCATCGGACCCCGCGCTCAGGACCGGATCATCGGTCTCGACACGTTCTACATCAATGCCATGTTGCTCCTGGTGACTTTCGGTGTCGGCACGGGCCGGCAAATTTATTTTGAAGCCGCCCTGGTGATCGGTATGTTGGGATTTGTCGCCTCCGTTGCCCTGGGTAAATTTCTGATGCGTGGGGAGGTGATCGAATGATCTATTCCGCAACAGATATTCCCGTTTGGGCCGCCATATGCGTAGCCTTTTTCCTGCTGGCTGGCGCAACGCTGGCGCTGATTGGCGCGATCGGATTTCTGCGGCTGCCAACATTCTATGAACGCATCCACGCGCCCACGCTTGGAACCAGCTGGGGCGTTGGCGGGATCATGCTTGGATCGATGATCTTTTTCTCAGTTGCATCGTCGCGCTTAGCGATCCATGAAATTCTGATCGGCATTCTCGTCACGGTCACAACACCCGTCACGCTGATGATGCTGGCCCGTGCGGCCCTTCACCGTGATCGGGTCGAGAGAAATGGAAATGTGCCGCCCAAACAGATTGCAAAGTCTCAAGCGGAGTGAGACCCCGCTGACCGGCTCTCATGTGGCGGCGTGTTGGCGCCCCACATCCACGGGTACAGCCACCTGATCTTGCTGGGTTTTCCAGAAATCACGGTCCAGCCAACGGCTTTCGGAGCGATAGAGGCTTTGCCGCCGGGTTGTATAGATTGCCCGGACACGCGACAGCTCCTGCGCGTAAGCTGATAAGCCCGCCGCTGGAGAAGCAAGAATGCCCTCTGCGGCGGCCACTCCAGTGCGCAGGGCATTGAACAGGCCTTGACCTGCAATCGGATCAAAGGCCAGCGCGGCATCCCCGACAGCACACCAACCCTCGCCGCATGGCGTGATGGCGCTGAGACTACGGGCATCACGGGCAAAGAACGGCCCCACCCATTCCAAAGCCCCCAGACAGGAGGTCAGATGGGGCGTTTCCGTAAAAAGGGCAACCCGGTAATCGGGAGATCGCCGCAGCCGCACAGCCTGCTGGGGCAATGTATGATAGCCAATAGCCCAAAAACCATCGGCAAGCCGGCCCGCATAAATCCAGCCATCCGGCGTGGCCTCAATCAGCGTCCGCTCCAGATCAGCATTTTTCTGAGGCTTTGCGACTTGATACAGCGAGACCAGCGCCGTACCGCGGTGCTGCGCAACACCCAGCAGGCGGACAATCCGCGCCGAGCGCCCCGTCGCATCGATAATATAGGAAGCGCGGAGGATGCGGCCGTCATCCAGCCCGATCACCCACAACCCGTCTTGCCTTTTAATGTCACTGACATTCACCTTCCACCAGAAGCAACTGGCTTCAAGGCTCGCCTGCCGAAGATCGGCATCGAATTGGGCGCGGTCCAGGCGCAGCCCAGACCCGTAAGGATCACGCAAAGTATCGCTTGCCACCACACGCTCATCGCCCCAGACCGTCAGCCCACCGCCAACCCGTGCATGCTGCGGCCCGGGCACGGCAAGATCGGCAAGCCCCTGCTGAACCAAAAGCCTTTGCGCAGCCCCCGGCAATGTTTCGCCCAGACGGGGCGCATGAGAACGCAGCCGGTCGAGAATGACCACGGATCGGCCCGCTCGGGCGAGGTGACGGGCGGCAATGGCCCCTGCCGGTCCCGCCCCTGCCACAACGACATCAAACACAGCCCCGTCGCCCTGCGGCGAGTCTGTGAGAGTCTGGTCTTTAACGCTTTTGGACACGCACAGCTCGAAATGCTTCGAGTTGCTCGCGGCTTGCCCAACCGGCCTTCTCCAGCTTGGTCAGCGGCTGCGGTGCCTCTGCAAGCAAGCGAACCGCATGATCGGCTGCATGCTTGAGTTTGCTGACGGCCAATGTCTCGACATAGATATATTCGGGAAAGTCAGGGTCGTCCTTTACGCCCGGCCGTGCCTCGACAATGCCAAGTTGCCCGAATTCGGCGATCATATCCATCATGACCTGCGCCGTATCATGGTTCATGATCGCACGCAGCCAGTTGACGCGGCGGCTATAGGCCGCAATACGCTCCGCTCGCGGCAAAGTTTCATCGATGACCTTGTTGTAATCCTCCTCGCTCAGCACCTGATTGGGCACGCGCGCCGCCCAGAACGTTGGCAAATAAGGATCAAATTCAGGATCATACCCCGAGCGGCAGAAGGCCGTGTCGCCCTGCCAGGGAATTGCCATCCACCGGGTAATGCCGCCCGGCGGTTGATCGTAGAGCGGCCCGCCGACCTTTTCCACCAGAATGGGCGTCATGGTCGTTCCATAATCCGGCTCCGGAGTACCGGCTGGACGCAGACGGATGCGGAAGGGCGCAGAATACAGGCTGGCGTGGCGCATTGGCCAGGTCATTTCGCAGCCCGGGTGGAATGTATCCGAAAGGCAATAATGCAAGGCGGCCTTATCCAGCATATGCGGTTGCCCCGGAAGAGGGACCTCTTCAATCTTCGAGACCGGCTTTATTGCCTCCGGCCAGTCGTCAATGAAGCTGCCTTCCACCCATTTGCGCAGAATGGCTTCTTGCAGACCCGTCATGGTCAGCATGTTGCCGGGGCCAGTTTCCGAGAAACTGCCGAAGGCGTCGCCATAGATCCAAGGCTGCACATGCGGCCATTGCACAGGCTCGGCAACAATAGGCGCGGACGGGCGGAAGCTGTTGAAAAGCGTGCGGCGCAACTCGCCATAGGGGTCATCGCCCTCCCTCAATCCTGCCGGTTTCTGCGACAGCTTGGCAAGCAGATCGGGATTATTGAAATCCAGCGGGCAGCCTTTGCCAAAATAAGCGGCAAAGCCCTTGTTGACCCATTGCAGATTGCTGAGACGCTGCAATATCGGCAGGATGTCCGTCGAGAAGGACGGTTCACTCGGCATCGGCATCCAGCCCGCCTGAACCGACACATCGCACATCAGATCATACATCGTGCGCCAGCTGATGATATCGGGCGCGTAATTCGGCGGTGCGACCACCACCCAGGCCGATTCGACCGGGATCGACTGACCATTGATGGAAATCTCGGCCATCACAGGGCCGTCGGACGTATCGTCATACCAATCATTGGCATTGTTAAAACTTGGCGGGTTATCCGGATCATAGACCGGGGCATTGGTTGGCGAGGCCGATTTACCATGCCCACCCAGGAAGATCAGCCGTCCTTCCTCATCCGTCCGCAGTTCACCCAATGGCACGACAACCGGCTCGGCAGCTGCCGCCTTGAAGGTGCCAGTGTCGAAAGCATAGGCCGGGCCAGACACACCGCGGCCTGAAATACTGCGGGGGCCGGGATCAATGGCGAGTGTCGAACGATCCATGACTTTGGGATTGCGCAGGGGAAAGGCATTGTCAGGCGCATTGATTGCCTCTGGAATATCCAGAGCATACTGGAACTGGTACCATTGCGCTTTGCGATTGGCGACATGCACGGTCCAATGGATATCGGCATTGTCGCTGGTCAGTTCGCTCACGACGTCGCCAGCAGCATTATAGCCATAGATACGGAACCGAGCGGCCTGCCGCTTGATGGCACCCGTCTTGTCTCGGTAAAATGATGGCGGCGGTGCATTTTCAGGCGGCGCATCGGTGACTTCGGGACCGATGAAATATTCGGTTTTGGCATCACCAATACGGGCAATGCCGATGGCCGGATGGATTGCGGCGCGCACGATGACCGTGTCTGTGCCTTTTGGCGCAGTACTCTCCGCAGATGCTTTCATGTGATCCATGGCGCTCTCCTCCTCAATTGCCAATAAATTACATCCATAAGAAGAATATTTCAAAAATAATCAACTCAAAGTTATCATTGCTGCGAATGGCTGACCTCCGTCAGTTCACCTCAACTCCCTTGGGTTTGCCTTAGGAAAGTGGAATGTGGTTTTCCCGAAAAGACAAACGAAAACAAGAGAGGCTAGAGTCTGTTTGGTTCAATCTGAACCTGACGGACTCTAGTAAAAAGTGCTGACACCCATCTGTCATCTCAGAGGATCACAGAGCCAGCCAAATAACAGCTCTCTACGGCCTGTAAATTAATGCCTGACCCTGCAACCGATGCTGTTTCAAAACAGACCAGAGAGCATATAGTGAACCGAGGCTGACCATCCGCAGCCAGGCTCAGCTCACAATTCTGCCTCTCCGACTAGCGTCAAAACTTCCGCGACAATCCAACCTTCGCACCGACCGATTTTTCGCCCTCACCTTCGATGTTGAATAGAAGGCTGCCTTCAATCGCCCAAGCCTCAGTGGTTTGCAGTGACGCGCCAGCCGTGACCGATCCGAATAAACCGGACCCGTCGAGGCCAGAAAAGCCGGTGGTGATACCAAGTTTTGGCGTCATTGTTGAGCCGCTTGCAAGTGTAAAGGAACGGGCAATTTCAGCGCCGAGGCTCACCCTGAACTGCTCCGAGGTAAACCCGTCGAGATCGATCGTGTCGCCCGAACTGTTTTTCACGGCGTAATCGTCGACGGTTTCGGAAAAATAAACCGCTCTTAGCTTCGGCGTCACCACGGTCGCTTCGTCCAAAGACCATTTTCCCTTGATGGACGTATCCAACATCCAGCGCTGGGTATCGAAATTGCCGTCCCAGAGCTGGGTATCGATGGTGTTTGAGGACCCGCCATACAGCAGGCTCGCATCCCAGAACACGCCTTTGGTGACTTCGAAAGAGGTATAGGGGCCAGCCAGCCAGCCATTGCCGGTCAGCATGGCGTCCTCATCCGTCGGGTCCGTCATCCGGTCGTAGTGAAACGAAAGACCCAGCAGCGCCTTGTCAGTTAGCAGATAGTCGGCCCCCATGTTGATCATGGCAAAGCTGCCCCACTTGCTGCCATTGGTGTCCTTGTCGTTATGAGCCAGAACGGCACCATCAATCCAGATGTTGAATGGCGAGGAATAGCCGCCAGCAACGCCGTCGGCACTGTCACGGGCAGATTCCATCTGTGCAAGACTGGTGGAAAAACCGAACGTCATTCCCTGCGTAGACGGAGACATCCTGGTTGTCACAGGGGTCGTCGCCCTGGCCATCCGGCCTCGTTCCATCAGACCCGGCACCTTGATCGCGGAGGAGATCATGTTTTGACGGGTCTGAACAAAGCTGTGTACGAGGTTGTCGATATCCGTCGCGACTTGCTCTGCATTATAGTTGATGTTGTAGATGACGGTGCCCGTGTTGGAATTTCCAAGCGAACTTGCAAGGCGATAGGCGATACGGGCCTGGCCCGAATAGGCCGGATTCGGAGTGAATTTCAAATACCAGCCGACAGGAGAAGCTGACGAGACGGCTGCAAGCTCACCTTGAATAAGGGTTGCCGTCCCTGCCTCGGGTGGCTCGACGGAGACAATATCGGCCTCGGTAAACGGACCTCCGGTAGCGTCTTTGTTGAGATAGACATTATTCGGCGTGGCGCCTGCGGGAACGTCGACCACATGATCCGCCACGGTCACCGCGCGCGTGGTCACTTTGACGGTATAGCTTGCAGTGCCGGTCGTACCATTGCTGTCACGGGCCTGGATGGCAAAGGAATAATCGCCTTCCGTACCCGCATCGAGCGGTCCATTGAGCGCACCGGTCGAGATATTCAGCACCATGCCTTTCGGCAGGCTTCCAGAGGAAAGGCTGTAGATCAGCGATCCTGTTCCCCCTGTTGCAGATATCTGCTGGCTATAAGCCTCGCCCGCCATAGCTTCTTTCAGCGCTCCGCCAGCTGGCGAGAAGGCGATGGATGCGGCGGTGTTCACCGTCAGCGTATAGTTGTCCGAGCCATGATTGGCGGGTGACGCGCTATCGGTGACCGTCACCGCGATAGCATAGCTTCCAGCCGTCGTCGGCGTTCCGCTGATGGTTCCGGTACTCGTATCGAGGACAAGGCCATCCGGCAGGCCGGTTCCAGCGTAGGTATAAGGAGCGGTACCACTCGTTGTCGTGACGGACTGGCTATAGGCAGTGCCCACCGTTGCTGTGGTGAGAGCCCCTGACGACGGAGAGAGGCTCAGCGTTACCGATGGCTCCGTGACGGCAAGCGAATAGCTTGCCGATCCCGAGGCGCCGTTGGCATCGGTGGCCGTAATGGTAAAGCTAGTATTGGCAGCGGTCGTTGGTGTGCCGGAAATCACCCCGGTCGATGTGTTGAGGCTCGTGCCAGCAGGAAGCGTCCCTGAAGTAACAGCATAGGTATAGGGCGACGTTCCGCCCGAAGCCGTGACTGTCTCAGTATAGGCAGTTCCAACAGTTGCTGCTGTCAAAGTGCCGGAGGCTGGTGACAGGGTGAAGGCCGGGGCCGTCACCGTTATGATCACCGTGGCTGGCGAGGATGTTCCGGTGGCATTGGTGGCGGTGTAGGTAAAACTGTCGGAGCCGGAATAGCCAGCCGTCGGCGTATAGATAAAATTGGTGCCGGATACCGTTGCTGCCCCATGGCTTGGCGAGGAGGCAATGGTGACCGCCGTCGCAGCACCGCCGGTAATGGAGGGGGCCAGAACGTTATCCGAAGAGTTTGCCGTCACCGTTGCCGTCAGCGCGTTGGCGATCGGCGCTGCTGCATTGATGGTGATGGAATAAGAGGCCGTGATCGTTGCACCATATGCATCGGTAACTTTAACCGTGAAGTTACTCGTTCCGGCAGCCGACGGCGTTCCGGAAAGAATCCTGGCAGAGGCGCCACCACTTGACGTTATGGACAGGCCAGCTGGCAAAGATCCCGACAGGAATTCGTAATCATACGGCTCTGCGCCACCGGATACTGCGACGGTTTGGCTGTAGGCAGCACCCACCGTGCCTGCTGCAAGGGTACCAGCCGAGGGCGAGAGGACCAAGGTTGGCGCCGTAACCGTGATGGTCACGGTAGCTGGCGAGGATGTTCCGGTGGCATTGGTGGCAGTATAGGTAAAACTGTCGGAACCGGAATAGCCAGCTGTGGGCGTATAGGTGATCGACGTGCCGGAGGCCGAGGCCGTTCCATGCGATGCCACTGAAGCGACCGCAACGGAAGAGGCCGTGCCGCCGGTCATGTTGAGAGTGATCACGTTGGCCGACGAATTGGCCGCAACTGTTTCGGAGACGGCATTGGCAACCGGGGCCTGGAGAACGGCAGACGGGGTGACCGAGTTCGAAGCGACCGAGGCCGAACCGGTTCCGGCACTGTTGGTCGCTGTCACGGTAAACGTATAGGCCGTGCCATTGGTGAGGCCAGTCACGGTGATCGGGCTTGCCGATCCGCTTGCAGTCGCTCCACCCGGGCTTGCCGTCACGGTATAGCTTGTAATGGACGCGCCACCATCGCTGGCCGGGGCGGTAAACGAAACGGTCGCCTGGGCATCACCGGCAGACGCCGTCCCAATTGTCGGCGCGCCGGGAACGTCTGCTGCCACGGCAAGCGAATAGCTCGCCGATCCCGTCGCGCTATTGGCATCGGTAGCGGTAATGGTGAAGCTGGTATTGGCAGCGGTCGTTGGTGTGCCGGAAATCGCCCCGGTCGATGTGTTGAGGCTCATGCCAGCAGGAAGCGTCCCTGATGTAACAGCATAGGTA
This region includes:
- a CDS encoding Na+/H+ antiporter subunit E, encoding MLPYPVLTLSLVVMWLLLNGFTLGHLILGIFVAVFAGWAMASLRPEKPHLRKWYLLPKLFLVVLYDIAKSNIAVAAIIIRSGSRQHDPGFVIVQLDIKSQFALAVLAVILTSTPGSAWLEYDSNDNSVLLHVLDIKDETIWRDMIKNRYEKLLLEIFA
- a CDS encoding monovalent cation/H+ antiporter subunit A encodes the protein MTAGPSLLVVLLLLPFVGSLLSVFLLNTPSRRLPAGSAAIVMLISLVLTASLYPAVADGGVVKFNMPWLPQLGLDFTLRMDGLAWIFTMLIAAIGFLVVLYARYYMSEEDPVPRFFSFLLAFMGAMLGIVLSGNVILLSVFWELTSIFSFLLISYWHNNPNARDGARMALTITGIGGFCLLIGLILLGNIVGSYDLDTILDSGNVIREHSLYVPALVFILLGALTKSAQFPFHFWLPNAMAAPTPVSAFLHSATMVKAGVFLLVRFWPVLSGTDEWFWIVGAAGITTLLLGAYFAMFQQDLKGLLAYSTISHLGLITTLLSLGSPLATVAAIFHMLNHATFKASLFMAAGIIDHETGTRDMRRLSGLFRFMPFTATLAIVASAAMAGVPLLNGFLSKEMFFAEAVETHADSILDTILPYVATLASAFSVAYSLRFIHTVFFGPPPQDLPVARPHEPPRWMRFPVEFLVLACLIVGVIPAISIGPFLNVAVVSVLRADTPEYSLAIWHGVNLPLVMSMIALVGGGLIYFLLKDYLARCHDGPPFFHRFKGQRIFERVIVEVSWHWARIAERRLGTRKLQPQLRWLVTVGFAAGMLPLYIRGFEVRPLVYSGADPVFAALWAIGICLALGTAYLAKYHRLASLVMLGGVGLIVCLTFVWLSAPDLAITQLLVEIVTTVLILLGLRWLPKRSEGLGETMTLSARFRRFRDFALAVLCGVAMSFTAYAVMTMPVPDAIASYFLENAYSQGGGRNVVNVILVDFRGFDTLGEIAVLGVVALTVYGLLRRFRPAEDSMGMPEQQQAQNRFDEERPERSAGDTVRDYLLIPSVIMQWLFPVIVTLSVYLFMRGHDLPGGGFSAGLTLSIAFLLQYLAGGTRWAEDRIRILPLRWMGAGLLTAVATGIGAWLLGYPFLTSHSRYIDLPLIGKIPAATALLFDLGVFALVVGSTVLILVALAHQSLRINRLRMIDASKSEEG
- the mnhG gene encoding monovalent cation/H(+) antiporter subunit G produces the protein MIYSATDIPVWAAICVAFFLLAGATLALIGAIGFLRLPTFYERIHAPTLGTSWGVGGIMLGSMIFFSVASSRLAIHEILIGILVTVTTPVTLMMLARAALHRDRVERNGNVPPKQIAKSQAE
- a CDS encoding LodA/GoxA family CTQ-dependent oxidase, with amino-acid sequence MDHMKASAESTAPKGTDTVIVRAAIHPAIGIARIGDAKTEYFIGPEVTDAPPENAPPPSFYRDKTGAIKRQAARFRIYGYNAAGDVVSELTSDNADIHWTVHVANRKAQWYQFQYALDIPEAINAPDNAFPLRNPKVMDRSTLAIDPGPRSISGRGVSGPAYAFDTGTFKAAAAEPVVVPLGELRTDEEGRLIFLGGHGKSASPTNAPVYDPDNPPSFNNANDWYDDTSDGPVMAEISINGQSIPVESAWVVVAPPNYAPDIISWRTMYDLMCDVSVQAGWMPMPSEPSFSTDILPILQRLSNLQWVNKGFAAYFGKGCPLDFNNPDLLAKLSQKPAGLREGDDPYGELRRTLFNSFRPSAPIVAEPVQWPHVQPWIYGDAFGSFSETGPGNMLTMTGLQEAILRKWVEGSFIDDWPEAIKPVSKIEEVPLPGQPHMLDKAALHYCLSDTFHPGCEMTWPMRHASLYSAPFRIRLRPAGTPEPDYGTTMTPILVEKVGGPLYDQPPGGITRWMAIPWQGDTAFCRSGYDPEFDPYLPTFWAARVPNQVLSEEDYNKVIDETLPRAERIAAYSRRVNWLRAIMNHDTAQVMMDMIAEFGQLGIVEARPGVKDDPDFPEYIYVETLAVSKLKHAADHAVRLLAEAPQPLTKLEKAGWASREQLEAFRAVRVQKR
- a CDS encoding Na+/H+ antiporter subunit C, yielding MELVLSIAIGVMTGCGVWLILRPRTYQVIVGLSLLSYAVNLFIFGVGGVKANVPPILGDDGAGHLADPVPQALVLTAIVIGFATTALFLVVLLASRGLTGSDHVDGRNEPK
- a CDS encoding monovalent cation/H+ antiporter subunit D, giving the protein MNGWAHHLIIAPVLVPLVASAVLLLVDERQRLTKAMISLASAVALAAIAIILFRIESGPNSFENVYLVGNWAAPFGIVLVLDGLSALMLLLTALLAIPALVFSFARWHAVGAHFHSMFQLLLMGVNGAFLTGDLFNLFVFFEVMLAASYGLLLHGSGPLRVKAGLHYIAVNLVAALLFLIGVSLIYGTAGTLNMADLAARIPEMEPDRRMLMEAGAGILGVVFLIKAGMWPLCFWLPTAYSAASAPVAGIFAIMSKLGIYVILRLTMLLFAEGPSAGFGAGVLLYGGMATLVFGTIGVLASQALGRLAGFSVLVSSGTLLMVVGINDGAVSSGALLYLVSSTLTISAFFMLIELVERGQDAGANVLAVTMDAYGDADEQAPYEEEGVTMPGTMAILGICFAACGILLSGLPPLSGFIAKFAMLSAMMGTGAIGSPPTMAIWALIVLVILSGIAALISMTRAGIRTFWSSIEGTVPRVLVIEIVPVMFLLALTLALTVQAGPAMHYMDTTIRALSNPANYINAVRNATQIPGFKNLSSTGKESE
- a CDS encoding K+/H+ antiporter subunit F, with amino-acid sequence MSAIILFSAVSLAQLMLVASMAIVSVRMFIGPRAQDRIIGLDTFYINAMLLLVTFGVGTGRQIYFEAALVIGMLGFVASVALGKFLMRGEVIE
- a CDS encoding FAD-dependent monooxygenase codes for the protein MSKSVKDQTLTDSPQGDGAVFDVVVAGAGPAGAIAARHLARAGRSVVILDRLRSHAPRLGETLPGAAQRLLVQQGLADLAVPGPQHARVGGGLTVWGDERVVASDTLRDPYGSGLRLDRAQFDADLRQASLEASCFWWKVNVSDIKRQDGLWVIGLDDGRILRASYIIDATGRSARIVRLLGVAQHRGTALVSLYQVAKPQKNADLERTLIEATPDGWIYAGRLADGFWAIGYHTLPQQAVRLRRSPDYRVALFTETPHLTSCLGALEWVGPFFARDARSLSAITPCGEGWCAVGDAALAFDPIAGQGLFNALRTGVAAAEGILASPAAGLSAYAQELSRVRAIYTTRRQSLYRSESRWLDRDFWKTQQDQVAVPVDVGRQHAAT